Genomic window (Hydrogenimonas cancrithermarum):
GTCTAAATCCCATACAGATGAGAAAGACCTCTTTGACGGTAATCTTTTTCTCATACATCAGGTCGATAAATCTGCTCATGACCGGGCAGCGTCCGACAGGCTCCTGTTGGCGGAGGACTTTCGCGAAATGGTCGATGATTCTGACAGCGATACCGGAACCGAATCTGTCGGGATCCATACGATATTTCGAGAGTATTTGCGAGACACTCTTTTTCGATACCCATGCCTTTGCAACCTCTGCTTTTCTATCCTCGAGCAAGAGTGCGACCTGGATAATTTTCTCTTTTTTATCAATCACCTATACCTTTCCTTTTTCCTATCATCAGAATTCATCAACCTGTTACGGGTGTGGGTTTCCCGATATAAAATCCCTGGAGGTAGTCGATACCGAGCGCTTTGCACATTTCGGCGATCTCTTCGGTCTCCACATACTCGGCGATCGTTTCGACACCGAGTTTTCCTGCGAAATGGACGATACTCTCGACAAGCATTCTCGAATTCGGATCTTTCGTGATGTAGCGAATCAGCGAGGCATCGATTTTGTAGAAATCGACCTTCATCTTCAGAAGATAGTGGAAGTTCGAATAGCCGCTACCAAAATCGTCGATCGCCACTTTCGCTCCAAGCAGATGAACCGTACGGATAAACTCATTGACCAGCTTGAAGTTCGAAACCTCTTCCGACTCCAGAATTTCGAATGTCACGCGTTCCGGCTCGGGATACTCTCTGAGCGATTCATAGATATAGTTTCGGCACATCGGATCTTTGATGTCGTTGATGTGGAGATTCAAAGAGAAACTGTAGTCGCTTTTTTTAAAAGCGGTGAACGTTTTTTTGATAACGATCTGTGTCAATCTGGCATAGAGACGGCTGTTTTGGACCACTTCCAAAAACTCGCCCGGAAGATGGATCTCTCCATTACGGTCGACGAGCCGTACCAAAGCTTCATATTTTTTCACTTCAGGCTGGGAAGCCTTGACGATCGGTTGGTAATAGACGATGAGCCGGTCCTCCTCGATCGCCTCTTCCACCTCTTTTATCCAGCGAATATGACGCTTGTAGTCCACTTCTATCTCTTTCGCGTTGCGATAGAACTCGAAAGGTTTATTGCGGCGTTTTGCCGCATTGAGTGCGATCGATGCCTTTTCTATCAGTCGAGTGTTCTGTTGTTGGACGACACCGCCCGTCATGGTGATTCGCAGCTCTTCGAGTGTGGAGCTTTCGAAGGTCAGGCTTTGAATCTCTGCAAGGATTTCGACAATTTCGTTTGGGTCGAAAGCGTTGAATCGTACCATGCAAAATTCACTGCCACCGATACGGTAAAGCGTTGTTTCCTCTGGAACGATTTTTTTCAGACGCCTTGCAATATCTTTAAGGACTTTATCGCCGACTTCAAAGCCGTAGTAGTCATTCAACTCCTTGAATCGGTCGATATTCAGCAGTAACATCGACGCACGTTTGCCCCCTTCGAGATCTTTTTTCAGCCGATTGATATTGTAAAGGCCGGTAAGCGGATCGATCGAAAAAGAGGCTATCAGTTTGTCGTAGTAAAAACGTATCTGTTTTATCAGTGTATTGAAGGACTTTTCCAGTGTTTTGAGTTCACGGCAGTTCGAGTCAACGTGGATGGTCTCTTCGGGATGCGTTCGAACTTTCGTGGAAGCGATTTTTCTACTCAGTTCGATCAGTGGCTGAACGAGGCGTTTGTCGAACATCCAATAAAAAAAGAGGAAAAAGATAAGAAGAAAGATACCGAGTGTCACGATGAAATAGAGAATCATTTTGTCCAACGATACCACGATTTGCCGAGCGGGAAGGGAAATGTCGATCACGCCGTTGATATCTCCTACCATCGCATTGACATGACACTGCAGACACCGCTTTTCTACGCGTAACGGGTAGAGGTAGCGTATCGTGTTTTCGCGGTTTACGGTAATGATCTCTTTGCCTTTCATCGCTTTTTGTATCAGATCATCCGATTGGACTTTTCGATAGTCCTCTTCGACACGCCCATATGCATCCTCCACGATTTTGCTTCGATATACATGGATCGTCATACCGGGCCTAACGGCATTGAGCCGTTTGAGAATCTTTTCGATATCTTTTTTGCTCCACCCCTCCTGCATTTTGGTGTAGAGATTCTCGAATACAAGTTCGCTCGTATGGCGGGCATCTTCGATAGCGAGATTGTTCAGGGCCTCTTTTTTGAGATAGATCCCGACGAGTATTTCGAACGTAAGACTTACGAGAAGGAAAACTCCAATGATATTCAAAACAAGACGACGTATCGTAATCAGCGTTTCTTTTGGCATATAACGATTATAACTATTTATTTTTACAATGTACTTAACGATATAGTGAAAATATGGAAGGGAGAAACTTGGAGCCGTCGTTAAAGACGGCCCAAGAACATTATATTTTTCCTATTTCGGAAACCTTCAGTGCACGGTCATAGAGGCGAATTTCATCTAAAGTCCCGTTAAAATATCCCCCCATCTCTTCGCTTTCCGGAAGCGGTGCCGCTCCGATGTAGAGCGGTGTTTTCGATCGGATGAACTCGCTTCGAATTTCGCTTCTTCCAACGGCTTTGCCGTCGACATAGAGAGTGAAGTACTCACCGTCGTAAGTGATGGCCACATGGATCCACTCTTTCGTTTCCGGAAGTTCGTAACGGAGTTCTATCGGCTCTTCGTCCTCTTCGAGATAGACGAAGGCCACGATTTCGCCCTCGACGATTTTGACGCCGTAGGGCCCCCACTCGCCTCGGGTCACCAACTGCCGTACACTCTCACCAGGTTCGCCGGGAAGGAAGTGGAAGGAGAGGGTCAGGGCTTTCGGATCGAGTTCTGTGTCGTAAGGGACCTCCAGATAACCGCTCTCTCCATCGAAGAGAAGGGCTTGACCACGGTACCCCTCTTCACACGTCACTTTGCCGTGGATACTTGCAGGGTGTTTCCCCGACGCATCTCTCCCCTTGCAGTCGTCGAAGTTCCACCATCCTACCAGGGAGGCGGGAGGAGCGACTTCGATATGTATCCGCTTCCAGCCGCCCCCGTTGGATTCACGCATGACGACGGCTTCGTAGCTGCCCGGATTTTCGTAGGTATGGGTGGCGTCGTGCCCCTGTGCAGAATCGAATTGGCCGTCTCCTTCGAAATCCCACAGATAGATTCCCACATCGGACGGTTCGGCATGGAACCTGACGGTCAGAGGCGCCTCTCCCTTTTCCGGTGTTGCACTCACGCTCTCGAGCGGTTCGAAAGGCTCTTCGAACGCTTCGTCGATGTCGTGCATCGCAGTCTCGACCTCTTCGGGTCGAAGAGCGTAGGTGTAGAGTTTCACTTCGTCGATGTATCCTTTGTACAAGGAGGAGTCGTTCGTTCCGTCGAAACCGAGGTAGATGGGACCTTCCATCTCTCTAAGTTTCTCCGGTGCCGACATTTTCGCCGCCACCTCACCGTTTTGGTAGAGGGTGATCGTTCCATTCTCGTAGGTGATGGCGAGATGGGTCCAGATATTTTTCGGAAGGGCGACCCCTTCGGCATAAAGAGTCAATTCTCCCTCTTCGGACGTGACGTACCAACGTGGTTTACCATCCACGATTTTCAATCCGAAGGGTATCGCAGAAGCGTCTTCACCCTTTTTAAAAATTCGCGTCGTAAACCAGAGGATCGCGTGTTCTCCTTCGAGCTCCGAAGGTTCGATCCAGAGAGAAACCGTGAATGGCCCGTTCGAAGTGAATCCCCCGATGGCCGGGAGTTCGATGTAGTCTTCGTCCCCATGAAGGTAGAGTGCCTTGTCTTTCGGTGCCTCCTCGATGCAGAGGGGGTTTCCATCGATCTCTCCGTCGCGATTTTCGCCCGAACGATCTTTCGCATCGCATTCCGAAAAGTTCCAATAGCCTGTCAGTTTCGCATGGCGTACAATATCGAACCGTACCGGTTCGCTCTTCATAGATTCGTGGTCGCTGTCGAAACGCTGTTGAAACGAGATATAGAAGGTATCGTGTCCGGCAGGCGGCGTGAAGCGGATGGTATCGTTCGCATCGAGCTCTCCTTTTTGGACGACCGACGTACATTCGCCGTCGAAACAGATCTTGTACTCTACCATTCCCCTCTCTCCACGGCAACCTTTCCAGAGATTTTCGAAAGAGACGGGTATGTTCACGCT
Coding sequences:
- a CDS encoding EAL domain-containing protein, which translates into the protein MPKETLITIRRLVLNIIGVFLLVSLTFEILVGIYLKKEALNNLAIEDARHTSELVFENLYTKMQEGWSKKDIEKILKRLNAVRPGMTIHVYRSKIVEDAYGRVEEDYRKVQSDDLIQKAMKGKEIITVNRENTIRYLYPLRVEKRCLQCHVNAMVGDINGVIDISLPARQIVVSLDKMILYFIVTLGIFLLIFFLFFYWMFDKRLVQPLIELSRKIASTKVRTHPEETIHVDSNCRELKTLEKSFNTLIKQIRFYYDKLIASFSIDPLTGLYNINRLKKDLEGGKRASMLLLNIDRFKELNDYYGFEVGDKVLKDIARRLKKIVPEETTLYRIGGSEFCMVRFNAFDPNEIVEILAEIQSLTFESSTLEELRITMTGGVVQQQNTRLIEKASIALNAAKRRNKPFEFYRNAKEIEVDYKRHIRWIKEVEEAIEEDRLIVYYQPIVKASQPEVKKYEALVRLVDRNGEIHLPGEFLEVVQNSRLYARLTQIVIKKTFTAFKKSDYSFSLNLHINDIKDPMCRNYIYESLREYPEPERVTFEILESEEVSNFKLVNEFIRTVHLLGAKVAIDDFGSGYSNFHYLLKMKVDFYKIDASLIRYITKDPNSRMLVESIVHFAGKLGVETIAEYVETEEIAEMCKALGIDYLQGFYIGKPTPVTG